TCAATCTCGGTTACTGGTATATCTTCAATTTTATATTCGTGATTGATATAATTTTTTAAATGTTTTTTTGCTGTTTTATATCTTTCTGAAGTGCCTAAAGCATAATCTTTACCAACTAACTTTTCCATTTGAATATTATGATTTTCAAAAATTTCTAAAGTCATTTTTCGAACCTCATTTTTACCCTGGTAAATATTTCTAATATTAATAGCAGTAATTAATTTATTTTCTTCTACTAATCTTTGGTGTATTTTATAAATTCGATTAGCAATACTATCAATATATTTATTAAGTTGTTGAGCCTCTCCAGAAGAACCTTTCATTTTGCCAGCAGAGGAACTCCACTTTTGAACATCAACCTTTCTTGAAATACTTAATTCGGCTCTTTTACCATTTACAGTAATCCTTAAATAAATATTTGCTTTTCCATTTTTGTCTGCTTTACTACGTTTGATGTAGAAAATGAATGAGAATAAATGTTGCATAGGTGTCAGTTAACTATTATAGCATAAATATACGAAAATAAAACTAAAAAAACTCATAACTAATTAAATATCAGTATATTTAGTTTAATTCGGTGTCAGTTATAAATTAAAAAAACAGACCCCTAATCAGCATCTTACACAACAATTTTTGATGATTTTGATTGGTATGCATTGAATAGAAAAAACCCTACAAACATAGCGTTTGTAGGGTTTTGACTCTAATTAGTATTCTTTTAGCAGAGAGGAAGGGATTCGAACCCTCGATACAGTTACCCATATACTACCTTTCCAGGGTAGCTCTTTCGACCACTCAGACACCTCTCTATTATTGAAATTGCGATTCAAACTTTCTTTGCCTGAAAACAATTACATTTTTAAAATGAACTATTATTCTAAGTAAAGCTCTATCAAACCATCAGGCGTTTCAACTTCAATGGTTTTGTTTTCTCTATCTACTTTTTTGATAAATTCGTCAACCATAGGAATAAAGATTTCATTTCCTTCTCTATCAATTTCAAAAAGTGGTTGTGCAGCTTTGTCATTAATATGAACAATTGTACCTACTTCTCCAAAATTTGCATCAACAACAGTAAAACCAATTACTTCATGATAATAAAATTTATCACCAGTAAGTTTTGGCAACATTGTAGAAGGCAAGTAAATACCACATTTTAAAATAGATTCAGCTTCTTCTTCAGAGTACACGTCTTCAAACTGAACACGCAACTGATTTCCTTTATGTAACGAACTTTTCTCAATAAAAAAAGGAACCAGGTTACTGCCAAATTCGACGTAAACTGATTCCATTTCTGTGTACAACTCAGGCTCATCAGTATCTAA
The DNA window shown above is from Polaribacter sp. Hel_I_88 and carries:
- the rimM gene encoding ribosome maturation factor RimM (Essential for efficient processing of 16S rRNA), with the translated sequence MRKEDCFYLGKIVTKYSFKGEVVIKLDTDEPELYTEMESVYVEFGSNLVPFFIEKSSLHKGNQLRVQFEDVYSEEEAESILKCGIYLPSTMLPKLTGDKFYYHEVIGFTVVDANFGEVGTIVHINDKAAQPLFEIDREGNEIFIPMVDEFIKKVDRENKTIEVETPDGLIELYLE